A single genomic interval of Anopheles marshallii chromosome 2, idAnoMarsDA_429_01, whole genome shotgun sequence harbors:
- the LOC128719220 gene encoding uncharacterized protein LOC128719220 produces MHHGGSDPRFGEVGFEGRNSDSEDVRCLPCNRQWVLHLTVLALFLTSYGYDPYLREQELQQTALEETDDGILLNVPYDYQHLEEEDQAEEEIEIHYHSLLYVPRMVVVFLLTAIHKCNVSIDLLQKTVQFGHPVIALLYTLLHFPDYLSYELRYIGCVSELFWSSKVFLYVYQLILYSPTSERLHYLIAGSLALSLGSSTHPFIAELGANYPVASQYMINLAISLLHLGIFQPIMFCSACMPPERPASSAQHTKYGRLNLCIVELLIATVALNSVTLQWFLTENSTLLRPFLPFLSSDDLFSVFWQLFYVAVVFTTLGFLLIYLRTSDLMVISFCGQFLISALYFYLEEPNVARVGLIMNTFALATGLEQLCALCENTIGMVAAMGFTFTLINLQTYTWFGLLLTLWSSPDVVTVVVLAFNGFFTIVLLVFRKWLTLEPIQHGMVEHKFSTQVTTIT; encoded by the exons ATGCACCACGGAGGCAGTGATCCGCGTTTTGGTGAAGTTGGCTTTGAAGGTCGAAACAGTGACAGTGAAGATGTGAGATGTCTTCCGTGCAATCGTCAGTGGGTGTTGCACTTGACCGTGCTAGCCTTATTCTTGACCTCATACGGGTACGATCCCTATCTAAGAGAGCAAGAGCTACAACAGACGGCTTTGGAAGAAACTGACGATGGTATATTGTTGAACGTGCCGTATGATTATCAACACCTTGAGGAGGAAGACCAGGCTgaggaagaaattgaaattcacTACCACAGTCTGCTCTATGTTCCAAGGATggtggttgtgtttcttttaacTGCAATTCACAAATGCAACGTGTCGATCGATCTTCTGCAAAAGACCGTACAGTTCGGACATCCAGTTATTGCTCTCCTATACACACTGTTACATTTTCCAGATTATTTATCCTACGAGCTGCGGTATATTGGCTGTGTGTCGGAGCTGTTTTGGTCATCGAAAGTGTTTCTGTACGTTTATCAACTTATACTCTACTCACCCACTAGCGAACGTTTACACTACCTCATAGCTGGATCATTGGCTTTGAGCCTTGGTTCGTCAACTCATCCGTTCATTGCGGAACTGGGAGCAAACTATCCTGTCGCATCGCAATACATGATAAATCTGGCCATCTCTCTGCTACATTTGGGCATCTTTCAACCAATAATGTTCTGCAGCGCTTGTATGCCTCCAGAGAGACCTGCTAGTTCAGCGCAACATACGAAATATGGTCGGTTAAATCTGTGCATAGTGGAACTTCTTATAGCAACCGTTGCTCTAAATAGCGTCACACTACAATG GTTTCTGACCGAAAATTCAACACTTCTTCGGCCTTTTTTACCGTTTCTCAGCTCAGATGATCTGTTCAGTGTGTTTTGGCAGCTGTTTTACGTGGCAGTAGTCTTTACCACGCTGGGGTTCTTACTGATATACCTTCGCACATCGGACCTGATGGTGATCTCGTTTTGCGGCCAATTTCTCATCAGTGCACTATATTTTTATCTGGAGGAACCGAATGTCGCCCGTGTCGGTTTGATAATGAATACTTTTGCGTTAGCAACTGGACTAGAACAGTTATGTGCGCTCTGTGAAAATACGATTGGTATGGTTGCGGCGATGGGTTTCACCTTTACACTGATCAATCTACAAACCTACACTTGGTTTGGACTACTGTTAACTCTTTGGAGCTCTCCGGATGTTGTTACTGTTGTCGTGTTGGCTTTTAACGGATTTTTTACGATTGTTTTACTTGTGTTCAGAAAATGGCTAACCCTTGAGCCaattcaacatggtatggtggAGCACAAGTTTTCCACTCAAGTTACTACCATTACGTGA